In one window of Cytophagaceae bacterium ABcell3 DNA:
- a CDS encoding PorV/PorQ family protein, which yields MDKKYAVFLFFLLLTNLPFLSHAQFTAPKYSNEFLNIGVGARALGMSGAQTAIANDVTAGYWNPAGLLHMESKYEVSLMHAEYFAGIAKYDYAAFATRIDSNSVLAITGIRFGVDDIPDTRFLYDNNGAINYNNIRFFSAADYGFLLSYARQTPSIPGLRMGANVKVIHRVVGQFANAWGFGLDAGIQYDHKKWRFGAVARDVTSTFNAWNHNTALVKDIYLQTGNDIPVNSIEVTLPRLIIGVGREFSLFEDRIGILASVDLVSTFDGMRNTLLKTNLVSVDPYAGLEIDYKKIVYIRGGVGNIQEVKDWDDKTYTSIQPNFGIGVKIYKFSIDYALTNIGDMSEVLYSNVFSLKLAI from the coding sequence ATGGATAAAAAATACGCAGTTTTTTTATTTTTTCTCTTACTAACTAATCTTCCTTTTTTAAGCCATGCCCAGTTTACCGCACCCAAATATAGTAATGAGTTTTTAAATATAGGGGTAGGCGCCAGGGCGTTGGGTATGTCTGGTGCACAAACTGCGATTGCCAATGATGTGACTGCTGGGTATTGGAATCCCGCTGGGTTGCTGCATATGGAATCTAAGTATGAAGTGTCATTGATGCATGCGGAATATTTCGCAGGTATTGCAAAATATGACTACGCTGCTTTTGCTACCAGAATAGACTCCAACAGTGTTTTAGCTATTACCGGTATTCGTTTTGGCGTTGATGATATTCCTGATACACGGTTTTTATATGATAATAACGGGGCGATAAACTATAACAATATCCGGTTTTTCTCAGCCGCAGACTATGGTTTTTTACTTTCTTATGCCAGACAAACGCCTTCTATACCGGGCCTGAGGATGGGCGCCAATGTTAAGGTGATCCATCGTGTGGTAGGCCAATTTGCTAATGCATGGGGTTTCGGATTAGATGCGGGTATTCAATATGACCATAAAAAATGGCGTTTCGGAGCTGTGGCCAGAGATGTTACAAGTACATTCAATGCTTGGAACCATAACACAGCCCTCGTGAAAGATATTTACTTGCAAACAGGTAATGATATCCCTGTTAATTCCATAGAAGTTACTTTACCAAGGCTGATAATAGGAGTAGGACGGGAGTTTTCTCTTTTTGAAGATAGAATAGGCATTTTAGCGTCTGTAGATCTTGTTAGCACTTTCGATGGGATGCGAAACACGTTGCTTAAGACAAACTTGGTTTCTGTTGACCCTTACGCCGGGCTTGAGATTGATTATAAGAAAATTGTCTATATTAGAGGTGGTGTAGGTAATATTCAAGAAGTAAAAGATTGGGATGATAAAACTTATACCAGTATCCAGCCAAATTTTGGTATAGGTGTGAAAATCTATAAGTTTTCTATTGACTATGCTTTGACAAATATTGGTGACATGTCAGAGGTGTTGTACTCGAACGTTTTTTCTCTCAAACTTGCCATTTAG
- a CDS encoding C25 family cysteine peptidase, with amino-acid sequence MCIAFLVHFVALGQSDFFSWIESGNQYLKITTAQTGIHYISNDKLAAAGVPLNNPDAIKLYHRGVEQAIDVTSEGLYFYGKENDGTLDAHLYVNNAQPHPWYNLFSDSTAYFLTWSSASGKRMETIEAVSSESPDTYHMQELIKVYTDNYSEGMVYNTYNTLSEFDLGEGWTGPIVSRAANAATVTHTVELETQNLYAQGKDAKVEVVLAGRNRLPHDVTVLVGNPNAPATSSSVSSFTSYRTRKVLLQVPMSAFSADGKLSLSIRLNSGSAADAVSISAIRLLYPQSFNMGGTLAQHFRLSENASGNSNLELPGAPANAVVYDITDENNIFKIASQVENNTLRAAVPNTTASRKILVNSNENLITVDQLKAVEMHTYRNADAHNANFILLSHPTLWSAASEYASYRRSGTGGGHKVLLADVEKIYDQFSYGEKTPLAIHNFCKYLVENGNPEYLFIFGKGLTVNFHGNTAQGNRFYRHDPHAFINNSHADFRLQDFIPPAGVPGTDNLYVMGLIDSLPSHNLAVPVGRAPVRNLAEARAYLQKVKDHESLDSRQLWRKHLVHISGGTSEYQQNSFRNNVNNLRAIVEDTVFGGNVVATYSKQNTNTVDDAFRESFSSIVNEGISYMTFFGHSAPALTEVDIGYVSNPLHGYNNYKKYPMILMNGCNSGNPYVKTSITEDWIITQNKGAILVLGHTDYGLTDQLYYFSRSFYQTAFRSRVFSGRSVGKIHQRVVRNFMYNNASNRTQVQQMMLQGDPSVKVYAPTLPDYHITGDNIFLESFDDNPVTAVSDSFQVGIVITNFGHFYRDDSVTVALSRTINGLTSQLGQIRVPGIAYKDTLYHTVHSRDANTFGMNVFDVVIDPEGEIEESDRTNNAASLSYFMPLTGVSPVFPKEYGIVSELPVTLIAQSTDLLIGEKDYYIELDTSHTFNSPFRKSSIINSGSLLKWDVPSLLPETPANDSTVYYWRARFNEIPTGQDTLWANSSFIYIKDSPNGWSQSAFPQFYRASLDDVVRDKDTRRWDFEPVQTRIVAASAGAEYEDHYNGSIPNTELAINDRALVFYRNEIPRGSCTANSILAVGFNRSTSRPYALTGNPCGHNQYADQTRVINAITAPSVLENVLNELPDNDHILLMSYGNVNLSAWGLKEILEERFGFENIDSLSAGKPFVLIGKKHPENTPVAERQPLLNLYGDADDIVHADISINGKRDRGRIASTVIGPSSGWGKLYRDIKVKGEHKEWKMTIKGYDLEQKNPVELYRGMPDDSLDLGFINHEQYPFIRLVAYISDTVNLQAPQLKRWQVIYNGVPEGTLNTTLAGVEQYKVEDRVEGDSVRLNFIFENISDLDFKDTVKVQYTLRANNEVKIEEVVPIGKLKAWEKLKFEYAVPTRNAAGKNDFQVYVNPKLQPEVYYHNNLLNLNYTVEKDMTSPVLDVAFDGIHIMDGDIVSPSPMINISINDENKYLLKKDTAEMRIFLKAPCENCDFKQVFFTDPEIVNYGQSADKKNSFKVDYNPKNLADGIYTLRIQGATDESGNSSGGPFEIKFEVVNEASITNIYPYPNPFSSSTRFVFTLTGSEIPRDMKIQIMTVTGKVVREIMMEELGPLRIGNNITEYAWDGTDEFGDRLANGVYLYRVVIRDGDDLNHRQTAGDKGFKKGYGKMYILR; translated from the coding sequence TTGTGTATTGCATTTTTGGTGCATTTCGTGGCGCTTGGACAAAGTGATTTTTTTTCATGGATCGAATCTGGCAATCAATATCTTAAGATTACAACCGCACAAACGGGGATACATTATATCAGTAATGACAAACTCGCTGCTGCAGGTGTGCCATTAAATAATCCTGATGCGATCAAATTGTATCATCGTGGTGTAGAACAGGCGATAGATGTCACCTCCGAAGGCCTTTATTTTTATGGTAAGGAAAACGATGGTACGTTAGACGCTCATTTATATGTCAATAACGCACAGCCGCACCCTTGGTACAACCTTTTCTCTGACAGTACTGCTTATTTCTTGACGTGGTCCAGTGCTTCGGGAAAGAGAATGGAGACGATAGAAGCTGTTTCTTCTGAAAGCCCTGATACCTATCATATGCAGGAGCTTATTAAGGTATACACAGATAACTATTCTGAAGGAATGGTTTATAACACTTATAATACCTTATCGGAATTCGACCTTGGTGAAGGGTGGACTGGCCCTATTGTTTCGCGCGCTGCCAATGCGGCTACTGTTACCCATACCGTAGAGTTGGAAACCCAAAACTTATATGCGCAAGGTAAGGATGCTAAGGTGGAGGTTGTATTGGCAGGGAGGAACCGCCTTCCCCATGATGTAACTGTCTTGGTTGGAAATCCCAACGCTCCGGCCACTAGTTCTTCTGTCAGCTCTTTTACCTCTTATAGAACCAGAAAGGTTTTACTGCAAGTGCCTATGTCTGCTTTTTCGGCAGATGGTAAACTTAGTCTTTCTATCAGGTTGAACAGTGGCAGTGCCGCTGACGCTGTTTCTATCTCAGCTATTAGACTTCTGTATCCGCAGTCTTTTAACATGGGTGGTACACTTGCACAACACTTTAGATTGTCGGAGAATGCTTCAGGAAACTCTAATTTGGAATTGCCTGGAGCACCTGCCAATGCAGTAGTCTATGATATAACAGATGAAAATAATATTTTTAAAATTGCTTCTCAAGTAGAGAACAATACACTACGAGCTGCTGTACCTAATACTACTGCATCAAGGAAGATCTTGGTCAATAGTAATGAAAACCTCATTACAGTAGACCAGCTAAAAGCTGTAGAAATGCATACTTATCGTAATGCAGATGCTCATAATGCAAACTTTATTTTGTTGTCTCATCCTACCCTATGGTCGGCTGCGTCCGAGTATGCTTCTTACCGTCGTTCTGGCACAGGGGGCGGCCACAAAGTTCTTTTAGCTGATGTAGAAAAAATTTATGACCAATTTTCGTATGGGGAGAAAACACCTTTGGCCATACATAATTTCTGTAAGTATCTTGTAGAAAATGGAAACCCTGAATACCTTTTTATTTTTGGAAAAGGGCTGACCGTTAATTTTCATGGAAATACAGCCCAAGGCAATCGTTTCTACAGACATGACCCGCACGCTTTTATCAACAATAGCCATGCAGATTTTCGACTTCAGGATTTTATACCGCCTGCCGGAGTACCTGGAACGGATAATTTATATGTTATGGGGCTAATAGATTCCCTTCCGAGTCATAACCTTGCGGTTCCCGTTGGTCGTGCACCAGTTAGAAATTTGGCTGAAGCGCGTGCTTATCTGCAAAAGGTTAAAGACCATGAATCATTGGACAGTCGACAGCTTTGGAGAAAGCACTTGGTACATATAAGTGGAGGAACGAGTGAATATCAGCAAAATTCCTTCCGAAACAATGTTAACAACCTTAGAGCTATTGTTGAAGATACAGTGTTTGGTGGAAATGTTGTCGCAACTTATTCCAAGCAAAACACAAACACTGTGGACGATGCGTTTCGGGAGTCTTTTTCCAGTATTGTCAATGAAGGGATTTCCTATATGACTTTTTTTGGACATTCGGCTCCCGCTTTGACTGAAGTGGATATTGGATATGTTTCTAACCCTTTGCATGGGTACAATAATTACAAAAAGTATCCGATGATCTTGATGAACGGTTGTAACTCAGGTAATCCTTATGTAAAAACTTCTATTACAGAGGACTGGATTATAACACAGAACAAAGGAGCGATTCTTGTGCTAGGGCATACTGATTATGGGTTAACAGACCAATTGTACTATTTCAGCCGGTCTTTTTACCAGACAGCCTTTAGAAGCAGGGTGTTTTCTGGAAGGTCGGTTGGTAAAATACATCAGCGGGTAGTCAGGAACTTTATGTACAACAATGCTTCTAACCGAACGCAGGTTCAACAGATGATGTTGCAGGGCGACCCTTCTGTAAAAGTTTATGCGCCAACTTTGCCTGATTATCATATTACGGGTGATAATATCTTTTTGGAATCTTTTGACGATAATCCTGTTACTGCAGTCTCAGATTCTTTTCAGGTTGGTATCGTAATTACCAATTTCGGACACTTTTATCGTGACGATTCGGTAACTGTGGCCTTGTCAAGAACTATCAATGGGTTAACTTCCCAACTTGGACAAATACGTGTGCCTGGAATAGCCTATAAAGATACTTTGTACCACACGGTTCATTCAAGAGATGCCAATACCTTTGGTATGAATGTTTTTGATGTAGTTATAGATCCAGAAGGTGAAATAGAAGAATCTGACCGTACTAATAATGCAGCATCCTTAAGTTATTTTATGCCACTAACGGGTGTTTCTCCTGTCTTTCCTAAGGAATATGGAATTGTTAGCGAATTGCCTGTTACCTTAATAGCTCAATCCACAGACCTGCTGATTGGAGAAAAAGATTATTATATTGAATTAGATACATCACATACTTTTAATAGTCCCTTTAGGAAGTCTTCTATAATTAACTCAGGGTCTTTGTTAAAGTGGGATGTTCCATCTTTGTTGCCAGAGACGCCAGCTAATGATAGCACTGTTTATTATTGGCGTGCGAGGTTTAATGAGATACCAACAGGGCAAGATACTTTATGGGCAAATAGCTCTTTTATTTATATTAAAGATAGCCCGAATGGTTGGTCTCAAAGTGCATTCCCTCAGTTTTACAGAGCTTCCCTGGACGATGTGGTTAGGGATAAAGATACACGCCGCTGGGACTTTGAACCGGTGCAAACAAGAATTGTAGCAGCTTCGGCGGGTGCAGAATATGAAGATCATTACAATGGTTCCATACCTAATACCGAGCTTGCCATTAATGATCGAGCTTTGGTTTTTTACAGAAATGAAATCCCGAGGGGGAGCTGTACCGCAAATTCTATTTTGGCTGTAGGCTTTAACCGGTCAACCAGTAGACCGTATGCGTTGACCGGAAATCCCTGTGGACACAATCAATATGCAGACCAGACGCGTGTGATCAATGCCATTACGGCTCCGAGTGTTTTGGAAAATGTGCTTAATGAACTCCCTGATAACGATCATATTTTGTTGATGAGTTATGGCAATGTAAACTTAAGTGCTTGGGGATTGAAAGAGATACTTGAAGAACGATTTGGGTTTGAAAATATCGATAGCCTTTCTGCTGGCAAACCTTTTGTCTTAATAGGTAAAAAACATCCCGAGAATACCCCAGTTGCAGAAAGGCAACCTCTTTTAAATCTTTATGGCGATGCAGATGATATCGTGCATGCAGATATTTCCATTAATGGAAAGAGGGATAGGGGGCGTATTGCTTCTACTGTTATAGGCCCTTCTTCAGGATGGGGCAAACTGTACCGTGATATAAAAGTAAAAGGTGAGCATAAAGAGTGGAAAATGACCATAAAAGGCTATGACCTTGAACAAAAAAATCCTGTAGAGTTGTACCGTGGAATGCCTGATGATTCTTTAGACTTGGGTTTTATAAACCATGAGCAATATCCCTTTATCAGGTTGGTTGCCTATATTTCGGATACGGTAAACTTACAAGCGCCACAATTGAAACGTTGGCAGGTGATTTATAACGGCGTTCCAGAAGGTACATTAAACACTACTTTGGCTGGTGTTGAGCAATACAAGGTGGAAGATAGGGTAGAGGGGGATAGTGTTAGGTTGAATTTTATTTTTGAGAATATATCAGACCTTGATTTTAAGGATACTGTTAAAGTTCAATATACGCTTAGAGCTAACAATGAGGTGAAAATAGAAGAAGTGGTGCCTATAGGAAAGTTGAAGGCTTGGGAAAAACTAAAGTTTGAGTATGCAGTGCCTACGAGAAATGCAGCCGGTAAGAATGATTTTCAGGTCTATGTTAACCCGAAGCTTCAACCGGAGGTTTATTATCACAATAACCTATTAAACCTAAATTATACTGTTGAAAAAGATATGACCAGTCCTGTACTGGATGTAGCTTTCGACGGAATTCACATTATGGATGGAGATATCGTTTCTCCGAGTCCAATGATCAACATCTCAATTAATGACGAAAATAAATATCTTTTGAAGAAAGATACAGCAGAAATGCGTATTTTTCTTAAAGCTCCGTGTGAAAACTGCGATTTTAAACAGGTGTTTTTTACTGATCCGGAAATAGTCAATTATGGACAATCGGCTGATAAGAAAAATAGTTTTAAGGTCGACTACAACCCCAAAAATCTGGCGGATGGAATTTATACCTTGCGTATTCAAGGGGCTACCGACGAATCGGGGAATAGTTCAGGTGGGCCTTTTGAAATAAAATTTGAGGTAGTCAATGAAGCTTCCATTACTAATATTTACCCATATCCTAACCCTTTTTCCAGTAGCACCAGGTTCGTATTTACCTTAACGGGCAGTGAGATCCCTCGTGATATGAAAATTCAAATCATGACTGTAACAGGCAAAGTGGTCAGAGAAATTATGATGGAAGAACTGGGGCCTTTGAGGATAGGAAACAATATTACAGAGTATGCTTGGGACGGTACAGATGAGTTTGGTGACAGGTTGGCCAATGGTGTCTACCTTTATCGAGTTGTAATTAGGGACGGTGACGATCTAAATCACCGCCAAACAGCAGGGGACAAAGGTTTTAAGAAAGGTTATGGGAAAATGTATATTTTAAGGTAA
- a CDS encoding DEAD/DEAH box helicase: protein MTFDDFKFDSALYEGMSSMNFKTPTPIQAQAIPEIMSGKDIIACAQTGTGKTAAYLLPVINHALKQESRNLSTIIIVPTRELASQVDQVAEGLTYFTSVETFPITGGGDGAAYERERKALKKGGADVIIATPGRLISHLASGYVNTKEIKHLVLDEADKMMDMGFYDDIVKIIRQLPADRQNILLSATMPPKIRKLASELMNDPVQINIAVSMPAEKIRQEAYVVHEEQKLPILQEVLKAEELESIIIFASTKQNVRELNKTLKKAGLDANAIHSDLEQPEREAIFNNFKNRQFRILIGTDLISRGIDIENIDLVINYDIPGDAEDYIHRIGRTARAATKGRAISFINEKDQRKFRRIEQLMGKDVEKIPVPEQFGPAPEYKALINKKKGGRKPFRKKKFYKKKDQ, encoded by the coding sequence ATGACATTTGATGATTTTAAATTTGACAGCGCCTTATATGAAGGCATGTCATCAATGAATTTTAAGACCCCCACCCCTATTCAAGCTCAAGCCATACCTGAAATCATGTCAGGAAAAGACATAATAGCTTGTGCACAAACAGGAACAGGAAAGACTGCCGCATACCTGTTGCCAGTTATTAACCATGCTTTAAAACAAGAAAGCCGTAACCTGAGCACAATTATTATTGTTCCTACACGTGAATTAGCCAGTCAGGTAGATCAGGTAGCTGAAGGGCTTACATATTTCACCTCCGTTGAGACTTTCCCTATCACAGGAGGCGGAGACGGGGCTGCTTATGAAAGAGAAAGAAAAGCCTTAAAAAAAGGAGGCGCTGATGTAATCATTGCTACCCCAGGTAGGCTTATCAGTCACCTTGCTTCTGGATATGTAAACACAAAAGAAATCAAACACCTTGTACTAGATGAAGCAGACAAAATGATGGACATGGGCTTTTATGATGACATTGTTAAAATCATCAGGCAGCTTCCAGCAGACCGTCAGAACATTTTACTTTCTGCTACCATGCCGCCTAAAATAAGAAAGCTGGCTTCAGAACTAATGAATGATCCTGTACAAATCAACATTGCCGTTTCCATGCCAGCCGAAAAAATACGCCAAGAGGCATACGTGGTACATGAGGAACAGAAACTGCCCATTTTACAAGAGGTGCTAAAAGCAGAGGAGCTGGAAAGCATTATCATTTTTGCTTCAACCAAACAAAATGTAAGGGAGCTTAACAAAACCCTTAAAAAAGCTGGACTAGATGCAAACGCCATCCACTCTGACCTTGAGCAACCTGAAAGGGAAGCTATTTTCAACAACTTCAAGAACAGACAATTCCGTATCTTAATAGGTACTGACCTTATCTCAAGAGGAATAGATATAGAAAACATCGACCTTGTCATCAATTATGACATCCCTGGTGACGCTGAAGATTATATTCACCGGATAGGCAGGACCGCACGTGCCGCCACTAAAGGAAGAGCAATCTCCTTTATCAATGAAAAAGATCAAAGAAAGTTTCGGAGAATTGAGCAGTTGATGGGTAAGGATGTAGAAAAAATACCTGTTCCTGAACAGTTTGGACCTGCGCCTGAATACAAAGCTCTTATCAACAAAAAGAAAGGCGGAAGAAAGCCATTTAGAAAAAAGAAGTTCTATAAAAAGAAAGACCAATAG
- a CDS encoding VOC family protein yields the protein MKSGYSIPSKTQIGHVHLKVSDLQRALDFYCGLLGFELTTTYGKDAAFISAGGYHHHIGLNTWFSKNAPPAAKNAVGLFHTAILYPSRKDLATILQRLQHVNYPLSGASDHGVSEAIYLNDPDSNGIELYWDRPKDLWPKKMDGSLDMYTKSLDLEDLLKELE from the coding sequence ATGAAATCAGGCTATTCTATCCCAAGTAAAACCCAAATAGGTCATGTACACCTTAAGGTTTCCGACCTGCAACGAGCGTTAGACTTTTATTGTGGACTCTTGGGGTTTGAATTGACTACCACTTACGGGAAAGATGCTGCCTTTATATCGGCTGGGGGGTATCATCATCACATAGGTTTAAATACTTGGTTTAGTAAAAATGCACCCCCAGCAGCAAAAAATGCCGTAGGACTGTTCCACACAGCCATATTATATCCTTCAAGAAAAGACTTGGCAACCATTCTCCAACGGCTACAGCATGTCAACTACCCCTTATCGGGCGCATCAGATCATGGGGTCTCTGAAGCAATATATCTTAATGATCCTGACTCAAACGGAATTGAACTCTATTGGGACAGACCAAAAGACCTGTGGCCAAAAAAAATGGACGGTTCGTTAGACATGTATACGAAATCTCTTGACTTGGAAGATTTGCTAAAAGAATTAGAGTAG
- the miaA gene encoding tRNA (adenosine(37)-N6)-dimethylallyltransferase MiaA has protein sequence MSKFLVVITGPTACGKTDLCVRLAKHFQTEVISADSRQFFREMSIGTAKPDISELEGVKHHFIDSHSVFEEYNAGQYESDVLSLLALLFKSKNPVIMTGGSGMYIQAVCEGFDALPEGNAEVRAELNSLLKERGLEVLLEELKEKDPVYFSTVDRANPQRVIRALEVIRCSGKPYSSFRKKEASERPFKSIKICIERPREELYDRINRRVDLMMEHGLLKEAERLYENRHLNPLQTVGYQELFDFMEGKTSLEEAVELIKRNTRRYAKRQITWFRRDPEMNWFPAGAEREIQKFIEDAIRHS, from the coding sequence ATGAGTAAATTCCTGGTCGTAATAACCGGCCCCACGGCTTGTGGCAAGACAGATCTTTGCGTTCGTTTGGCCAAGCATTTTCAAACGGAGGTGATATCTGCAGACTCCCGACAGTTTTTTCGTGAAATGAGTATTGGTACAGCCAAACCTGACATTAGCGAACTAGAAGGAGTTAAACATCACTTTATTGATTCTCATTCCGTTTTTGAAGAGTATAATGCTGGTCAATATGAGTCAGATGTTTTAAGCCTCCTTGCATTACTTTTTAAATCAAAGAACCCTGTAATAATGACAGGAGGGTCAGGTATGTACATTCAAGCTGTTTGTGAAGGTTTTGATGCGCTACCTGAAGGAAATGCTGAAGTAAGAGCGGAGCTTAACAGTTTGCTAAAGGAGCGAGGGCTAGAGGTTTTGTTAGAGGAGTTGAAAGAAAAAGATCCTGTTTACTTTAGCACGGTTGATAGGGCTAACCCGCAGCGGGTCATAAGGGCTTTGGAGGTAATAAGATGTTCAGGTAAACCATACTCATCATTTCGAAAGAAAGAGGCTTCTGAAAGACCCTTTAAAAGTATTAAGATTTGTATCGAGCGACCTCGGGAGGAGTTGTATGACCGTATCAATCGACGGGTAGATTTGATGATGGAACACGGTTTGCTAAAGGAGGCAGAAAGGCTTTATGAAAATCGTCATCTTAACCCATTGCAAACGGTCGGTTATCAGGAACTTTTTGATTTTATGGAGGGGAAAACCTCACTAGAAGAGGCCGTAGAATTAATTAAAAGAAATACCCGCAGGTATGCTAAAAGGCAAATAACCTGGTTTCGCCGCGATCCAGAAATGAACTGGTTTCCGGCAGGTGCGGAAAGGGAGATTCAAAAATTTATTGAAGACGCCATAAGACATTCATAA